A genomic stretch from Flavobacterium sp. KS-LB2 includes:
- a CDS encoding DNA polymerase ligase N-terminal domain-containing protein → MSLHKYNLKRNFDSTSEPKAEIGKSKKELVFVVQKHAASHLHYDFRLEMGGLLKSWAIPKGPSMSPSNKRLAIMVEDHPYSYKDFEGTIPEGNYGAGNVIVWDNGTYTLADYKNTDDFEDVLKSDLQNGHLSFILNGKKLKGEFTLVKLKTKEENTWLLIKSKDQYATEEDILQQYKSVLSNKTV, encoded by the coding sequence ATGTCTTTGCATAAATACAACTTAAAACGCAATTTCGATTCTACCAGCGAACCCAAAGCAGAAATTGGAAAATCTAAAAAGGAACTTGTTTTCGTGGTACAAAAGCATGCAGCCTCTCACTTGCATTATGATTTTCGCTTAGAAATGGGCGGTTTGTTAAAAAGTTGGGCAATACCTAAAGGACCATCAATGAGCCCATCTAATAAAAGATTAGCTATAATGGTAGAAGATCATCCGTACAGTTACAAAGATTTTGAAGGCACCATTCCAGAAGGAAATTATGGCGCAGGGAATGTTATCGTTTGGGATAATGGAACCTATACTTTAGCTGACTATAAAAATACAGACGATTTTGAAGATGTATTGAAATCCGATTTACAAAATGGGCATCTTAGTTTTATTCTTAATGGAAAGAAATTGAAAGGCGAATTTACATTAGTGAAATTAAAAACGAAAGAGGAAAATACATGGCTTTTGATAAAGTCAAAGGATCAATATGCAACGGAAGAGGATATTTTACAACAATACAAATCTGTCCTTTCAAATAAAACAGTATAA
- a CDS encoding TolC family protein, producing MFLKKWVLWSQSNINFSKNATLLFLFFQGITSVQAQQVNTISLNDALKIAKENNKTIQKSHIEQRISEKEIAVTKNLRLPEVNFNAMYSRLSDLTEYEGGFFSDKHTYTPEPGTVIYEAVTKFDVPLYAGNRINNAIKKSKEENEIAKIKIEKTESDIQLQVTATFLGIYKMMELQKIIGESIKEEQERLKEVKAFKTFGTVTKNEVLRSELQLSDRELNSLTNKKNIRIALQELKTVLQLPEEAEIEIDTTGLLDVAPLKDYDFYFRETLQNEDMRIANRELAIKKTELKMVQGNYYPKVSFFGNYNLKYPDYMLFTLNRPYLYTIGQIGVEATYNLSGLYKNKAKVQVASLKVDLQENESELVKNEMTDKVFRNHTQYQEILDKLPVTDKALDLANENYRIVKVKYLNQLVLITEMVDADNALLQAKFNKFSTRIDAVMKQYELLHTAGLLNK from the coding sequence ATGTTTCTTAAAAAATGGGTTCTTTGGAGCCAATCGAATATTAATTTTTCAAAAAATGCAACGTTACTGTTCCTTTTCTTTCAAGGAATTACTTCGGTACAGGCACAACAAGTGAACACTATTTCTTTAAACGATGCTTTAAAAATCGCTAAAGAAAATAATAAGACCATTCAGAAATCTCATATCGAACAGCGCATTTCCGAAAAAGAGATTGCCGTGACAAAAAATCTTCGTTTGCCGGAGGTTAATTTTAATGCAATGTATTCCAGATTGTCAGATTTGACGGAATACGAAGGCGGTTTTTTCTCGGATAAGCATACCTATACTCCAGAACCTGGAACTGTAATATATGAGGCGGTTACAAAATTTGATGTGCCACTTTATGCCGGCAATAGAATCAATAATGCGATTAAAAAGTCGAAAGAGGAAAACGAAATTGCGAAAATCAAGATAGAAAAGACCGAGAGTGATATTCAATTACAGGTTACGGCTACTTTTTTGGGCATTTATAAAATGATGGAACTCCAGAAAATCATTGGCGAAAGCATTAAAGAAGAACAGGAACGATTAAAGGAAGTGAAAGCTTTTAAAACATTTGGAACCGTTACTAAAAATGAAGTGTTGCGTTCTGAACTGCAATTGTCGGATCGAGAACTCAATTCGTTAACCAATAAAAAAAATATCAGGATTGCGCTTCAAGAGTTAAAAACAGTATTACAGTTACCCGAAGAAGCAGAAATTGAGATAGATACAACTGGATTACTCGACGTTGCTCCGCTTAAAGACTATGATTTCTATTTCAGAGAAACCCTTCAAAACGAAGATATGCGAATCGCAAATAGAGAATTAGCCATTAAAAAAACGGAGTTGAAGATGGTGCAAGGGAATTATTATCCTAAGGTCAGTTTCTTTGGGAATTATAATCTCAAATATCCGGACTATATGCTTTTTACGTTGAATCGTCCATATCTCTATACGATAGGGCAAATAGGAGTGGAGGCTACCTATAATTTGTCTGGTTTGTATAAAAATAAAGCCAAAGTTCAGGTTGCCAGTTTAAAAGTGGATTTGCAAGAAAATGAATCTGAGCTTGTAAAAAATGAAATGACGGATAAAGTATTTAGGAATCATACTCAATATCAGGAAATATTAGACAAGCTTCCGGTTACGGACAAAGCGTTGGATTTAGCCAATGAAAATTATCGCATTGTAAAAGTAAAATACTTGAACCAACTGGTCTTAATTACTGAAATGGTCGATGCGGATAATGCTTTGCTTCAGGCAAAATTCAACAAATTTTCCACAAGAATAGATGCGGTAATGAAACAATATGAATTGCTTCATACGGCAGGATTACTCAACAAATAA
- a CDS encoding MFS transporter translates to MSEVSIFKSWVPNWAIIGIIFFCMLHSMVLLGVYTSNVTYAASFLDVEVEDLQFSMCVTYGTFLATILIESRFFKFFPTKKYFLVIYGLAALTFILTAYTQNFSLFIMLRMAEGILMALPVLPLRQFLIARFKSKNAVIIAFTLNYGALMLASPFIMNIAVWLLENYDWKYMVYGSAFFQIVCVALVMITFNNNRFHKKIPLYQIDWASFILVLTAILCGSYFVVYGQKKYWFESPQIIAALIVALITGGFFIARQMLVKRPTFDMRVFRYANLRTGLLLSVVFYIARSTLNICHSTMAVVWNWEPSRVAHVQYLNLTGNIIGMIITGLFLAKSVSSRYIFITGFSLLALFHFWFTFLFVPDVSITDIAIPYMLQGVAVGIIFVPLVLFTVSAVPTHFAPFAGIVGVAGRFWGSIMGFAMIQNAGLFLQSTHFTKFRQFIIPESPETQMRVEQLIRSFISKGYTMDDSNTLAIKQIISSVSKQSVLLSNMEIFTAIGYLMVIVVVFLLLNQHLRQTVDLFKNRIWGT, encoded by the coding sequence ATGTCTGAAGTAAGTATTTTTAAATCTTGGGTTCCCAATTGGGCGATTATTGGTATTATATTTTTCTGCATGCTGCATTCCATGGTTTTATTGGGAGTATATACTTCTAATGTGACCTATGCGGCGAGTTTTTTGGACGTAGAAGTCGAAGATTTGCAGTTTTCGATGTGTGTTACTTATGGAACTTTTTTAGCTACCATTCTTATCGAAAGTCGGTTTTTTAAATTTTTTCCAACCAAAAAATATTTTCTGGTTATTTATGGCTTAGCTGCTTTAACATTTATACTGACGGCTTATACTCAAAATTTTTCTTTGTTTATTATGTTACGAATGGCCGAAGGTATCTTGATGGCCTTGCCGGTTTTACCTTTACGACAGTTTTTGATTGCTCGGTTTAAGTCTAAAAACGCAGTGATTATTGCTTTTACGCTTAACTATGGCGCTTTGATGCTGGCTTCTCCTTTTATAATGAATATTGCGGTTTGGCTGTTGGAAAATTACGATTGGAAATACATGGTGTATGGTTCCGCTTTTTTCCAAATTGTGTGCGTGGCTTTGGTTATGATTACTTTCAATAACAATCGCTTTCATAAAAAAATTCCGCTGTATCAGATTGATTGGGCCAGTTTTATTCTAGTGCTTACCGCTATTTTATGCGGTAGTTATTTTGTGGTTTATGGGCAAAAAAAATACTGGTTTGAATCTCCCCAAATTATTGCAGCACTGATTGTTGCTTTAATAACAGGAGGTTTTTTTATTGCCCGACAAATGCTGGTGAAACGACCAACTTTTGATATGCGCGTATTTCGGTATGCAAATCTACGAACCGGATTATTATTATCCGTGGTTTTTTATATTGCCAGATCGACTTTGAATATTTGTCACAGTACAATGGCTGTTGTCTGGAATTGGGAGCCTTCAAGAGTGGCGCATGTTCAGTATTTGAATTTAACGGGAAATATAATTGGAATGATTATTACAGGGTTATTTTTGGCCAAATCAGTTTCTTCCCGTTATATTTTTATAACAGGATTTTCACTTTTGGCACTATTTCATTTCTGGTTTACGTTCCTTTTTGTACCGGATGTTTCTATAACAGATATTGCGATTCCGTATATGTTGCAAGGTGTGGCAGTCGGAATAATATTTGTTCCGCTAGTTTTGTTCACCGTATCTGCTGTTCCTACGCATTTTGCTCCATTTGCAGGAATTGTTGGCGTTGCAGGGCGTTTTTGGGGAAGTATAATGGGTTTTGCAATGATTCAAAACGCAGGGTTGTTTTTGCAAAGTACCCATTTTACAAAATTCAGACAATTTATTATTCCTGAAAGCCCAGAAACCCAAATGCGGGTGGAGCAACTCATTAGAAGCTTTATATCTAAAGGATATACTATGGATGATTCCAATACATTAGCGATAAAACAGATTATTAGTTCGGTTTCAAAACAATCGGTTTTATTGTCCAATATGGAAATCTTTACTGCTATTGGTTATTTAATGGTAATAGTTGTTGTTTTTCTATTGCTGAATCAACATTTAAGACAAACAGTTGACCTCTTCAAAAATAGAATTTGGGGTACTTAA
- a CDS encoding HlyD family secretion protein, which yields MVKVHNSSRAHRSFHRLITVIASLLVLGGIVLGIWFYIFNKNHEETNDAQVDQYVTPIMARITGYVTEVHYNENQFVHKGDTLIIIDNREYKAHLDMALADVENAKSSSIVTQKNVATTSNTTLVREAQLQAAKTEVWKTKLEYNRYKGLVSQEAATEQQLEKVKADYELAQAHYQEIANTIQSAALNTSEASAKIPTAQTVIQSKQAVADNATLFLSYTVITAPYDGWVGKKMIQPGQMIKEGQTLVSIVSKEKWITANFKETQLQYLSIDQEVTLKADAISGGEFTGTIESLSPASGARFSLLPPDNATGNFIKIEQRIPVRIKLKENAQTDFLRAGMNVTVIAEHK from the coding sequence ATGGTAAAAGTTCATAATTCGTCAAGAGCACATCGATCCTTTCATAGATTAATCACCGTGATTGCAAGTTTACTGGTTCTCGGCGGAATTGTTTTAGGGATTTGGTTTTATATTTTTAATAAAAATCACGAAGAAACCAATGATGCTCAGGTGGATCAGTATGTAACGCCAATTATGGCCCGAATTACGGGTTATGTTACCGAAGTGCATTATAATGAAAATCAGTTTGTTCATAAAGGAGATACCTTGATTATAATTGATAATCGAGAATACAAAGCACATTTAGATATGGCATTGGCCGATGTTGAAAATGCGAAAAGTAGTAGTATAGTAACCCAAAAAAATGTCGCAACAACTTCCAATACAACTTTAGTTAGAGAAGCTCAGTTACAAGCTGCCAAAACAGAAGTTTGGAAAACGAAACTGGAATACAATCGCTATAAAGGATTAGTAAGCCAGGAAGCAGCTACGGAGCAACAACTTGAAAAAGTAAAAGCCGATTACGAATTGGCTCAGGCGCATTATCAGGAAATAGCCAACACGATTCAATCTGCGGCATTAAATACATCAGAAGCTTCTGCTAAAATCCCAACGGCTCAAACAGTAATTCAGTCCAAACAAGCCGTTGCTGACAACGCTACTTTGTTTCTTTCTTATACTGTAATTACAGCTCCTTATGATGGTTGGGTGGGAAAAAAAATGATCCAGCCGGGACAAATGATAAAGGAAGGACAAACCTTAGTCTCTATCGTTAGCAAGGAAAAGTGGATTACGGCTAATTTTAAAGAAACGCAGTTGCAGTATTTATCAATTGATCAGGAAGTAACCCTGAAAGCAGATGCGATTAGCGGAGGAGAATTTACAGGAACTATTGAATCATTATCACCAGCAAGTGGAGCGCGTTTTTCATTATTGCCTCCTGATAATGCAACGGGTAATTTTATAAAAATAGAACAACGAATTCCAGTTAGAATAAAATTAAAGGAAAATGCACAAACGGATTTTCTTAGAGCCGGTATGAATGTAACCGTTATAGCCGAACACAAATAA